The Colletotrichum destructivum chromosome 8, complete sequence genome includes the window ATCGACAAGTTGAACATTCCACCTGGCAGCGGCATCAAAGCCCGTTTCGAGACGGATGAGTTGCAGGATCAAGGAAACCTGGGCCTGGACGGTACAGTTCTTCCTGACGAGTCTCCAAAGGCACACTTCAACAAGGTATGGGAGCCATACACACAAAGAAAATCTCGCACTCTACTCACTTTTTTGCCAACTCGACAGGGCAATTTGTTGTTCCACGTAGACAATAGCTATCACCCCCAGCGGGTTAAATACTCCATGctccgcgccgtcgacctcccGCCCCAAGGGACGGGCGGAAACACCGAGTTCGTGGATGTGCGCCAGGCATGGGACGATTTACCGGAGCCGTGGAAGCAGGAGCTCCAAGCAAACGGTTATCGAGTGAGGCACTCCATGTGGCACTCCCGCAAGCTCGCCTCGCCCGATTTCTTTGCGCGGCTCGATGCCACCAACTATCCGTCCTCTCTCCGGAACCTGGTCCAGAAGCACCCCGACACCGGGCGAACCCACCTGTACATTGCCTCGCACTGCTTCGACATCGAGGGTTTGtcgacggccgagtcgaAGGAAAAGCTCGACTTCCTAATGAACCATGCCACGAAGGACAAGTATAttctctcccttccctgGCTCAACAAAGGCGACATGATGGTCTGGGATAACCGTTGCGTGATGCACCGTGGGCAGCCTCTTTCGGGATCGCACAAGCGAGACTTGCGTCGGGCTAcgatcctcgacgagggcccGGAGGCGTACAGTTTCGACGCAAAGACATATGATTACATGAAGTTTTGGTCCGCTGCTTTCCATGTCATGCAGCAGTATGACACTGGAGTCCAGGAGGCGGCAAAGAAGCAGCTTGGTCTTGCGGGAAAGGACGTTGCTGGCCTGGAGAAGGCCATACCTACAGTGTAGTAGTAGAAACAGGGAGAGCGCCGTTACAAAGCTTCAGGCAGCAGTTAGTCTAGTTTGAATGAATTAAAAGAACTGAAGCAAGTTTATCGAGATGGATAAAATGTTGGCACATCGAACCATGAGATACTGCCGAACAAGACAGAATGAGTCATGGCTGTCGCACTACAAAACCTTGGCTTCTCATATTAGATGCGGCGGGATCTTGACTTTTGGCATGTGGATTAGTAATCAGAGAACTTGGTGTGCACATACTACAGCCAACTACATTGAAGCTGAATCGTTTTCTTGCCTTGTTTGACGCTGGGAATGTCCCTGGCCAGGGCAAGTAGGGTTTATCAGAGGCTAGGATCTAGAGCAGACAGTAAACTTCCCCCACCTTACAGGAAAGGGTAATCTAAAAGAGTAGATACAACAGTAACAAGGTTAGACGCAAAGGTTAGCGAAAGTGACTCAAAGCCAACTTCCTAGCCCCTTGGCCCTCAATTCGCATTAGCACCGATCACGCCCTTAGTTTCTTTGACACTACTCTCCTCAGTCCTTTGGGTCCCTGCGTTAGATGATCTCATGCCCCAGGCGAAGAGGAAAGAGACTCCAGACAGGCCCGTAGCAAGTAGGAACACGCCCCGGAGACCACCCGCAAATGCGTCCAAGGCACTTGTTAGCTCGTCCCCAGACAGGACTTGGCGAAACTCTGTGGCTCCTCCGGTTAGAACCATGTCTGCCGCAGCTGCATTGGAGATGCGTCGCTCGACCTCCGTCTGCAACACGTTGTCGAAAGTGACACTGGCAGCAGTCGATGCAAGCGCACTTCCGAGATACATGCCAAATGTCACGATGGAAGACGCAATGGAGATTTGGTCTTGAGGCAGGGCGACTTGGGTAGCAATGCTGGGCTACGATGCGCACCTGGTTAGCTAGCTGCTTTCTGCTGTGCTTGTTTTTGTTGCAACTCACTGATTGTAGTGACATTCCACGTCCGCAACCGGCAAGGAACTGGGACAGAATCCAATAAGGAGTGGGTGTGGCGGTCGAGAACCTGCTCAGCAGACCGCATGCCACGGTGTGCACTGCAGTACCTGCCACCGCCCACGGAAGATAGTACCCAATCTTACCGACTGTATAACGAGTCAGTAAAGTCACGACCTCCTCCATGGCAGGTGAGACCAGAACTCACTCAGGAAGCCCGATGCGAGAGAGAACAGGATCTGGCCCGGCAAGCCCGGGATCGTGTAGAGCGCACCGGTCATGGCGGACTCGCCACGTACAGACTGGAAGTAAAGCGGCAGAAAGTAGCTCTGTACGGTCGTCGCACCGATGGTGAACATCAGAGTCGCCGCCCCGGACCAAACCACCCGCTGCTTCGCAATGGACGGTGGCATCAACGCCTGATGACCCATGTGAACGCTCCAGTAGACGAAAAAGGCAAACAGGATCACGGAAAACACAAACATGCCAATGAGTATGGGACTGTTCCAGGGgagcaggtcgccgccgatgttAAGCACTAGAAGCAGCAAGCAGGTCGCAGCCGTGCAAAGGCCACAGCCCAGAATGTCGAAATAGTGATGGAGGCCACGGAGCACGATGCGCCAGTCGGGCTTTGCGGTCTGCTCTGGTATACCCGTGAAAACCAGTAGCAAGATTgccacggcgccgatgggGAGATTCATGTAAAAGACTGGCACGAGTGTGAGTATCTTGAACCGGTTCAGTAAAGAAGAGACAATGTCTCTGGTATTGCTTACTCCAACGCCAGGTGCTGTACTCAGTAATGATGCCTCCGACAATCGGACCCAAAAGCATACCCGGGGCCGCGACTAGAAGATCCATCGGCCGTTAGAGGAGTGACTAAATGGCTCGGGACCAAGAGTTTGACGACTCACGAGACATGACCACTGCAGTGAGCCCTGGCGTGTGTCTGGTCAGCTCGACATTTCCCTCTCAAATCCAAACACGGTCGGGCGTGGACTCACCAGGTCTTTTTTCCAAAGGCGCTAGGCCGGCAATGACGGTTTGGTTTCCTATCAAGAGACCGGAACCCCCCATGCCCGCCACTGCTCTGCCCAAGATGAGCATCGCGGAGGAGCTGGCTATTCCGCATAGAAGAGACCCGATTTCGAAGAACAGGATGAAGCCTATGAGAGACCACTGCACGCGTCGTTCTTTAGCCACGGAAAAGCCCGTCTTGGAAAACCCCATGGTCTGGGCGGTAGCCGACGCACCTTTGTAGGGAGGAAAGTGAATATCTTGCCGGCAATCGGTTGGAAAACAGTGCTGGTTATCCACCTTGTGATTAGCAAAGATTGCAGTTGCTTCAAGCCTGTAAGTAACCATATTTTCTTGACTCACTTGGTGATGAAGTACGCGCTCCCGTACCAACCGATATCATGAAGAGATTCGAATTCGTCCGTGATATTCGGTATGGCCTGATTGCCGGCATGGTCAATGAGGGACTTGTCCAGATTTTGCTCAGTATTCACGCCGGTGAACTTACAGGACCGAGGATTGAGCCGTCAAGAAAGTGGACAAACACGACAAGACAAGTTCCTCCCATTGCCGCCCACAATGCCCTGCCTTGTAGATATTCATGCTGCACATTCTTCTCGTGCTCGAGGGGTTCGGATTGAATGGATAGCGAATCCATCTTTGGAGTTGAAGTCACTTTGACTTCCAACACTGTGATGATCGCGAAGATTATTGGCTCGCCCGCGTCGACTTGAAGAAGCAGTGTTGTTTGAAGTCTATCACGGCGTATAGACGGGGTCGTGGGACCGCCTCTCCTACTGACTAGGCGGTGCAGCCGGCTGTGTATCACTGCCAAGATGCGCAGCCATTAATCGTCTTTGCCTGTTCTGGAAGGGTGGTGTCACGCGTTACAAGTGTGACTATCAAACCTCAAACCGCTAGAAACCAAGTCTGGCGTCAGGCTGGCTATCATCATACGCATCCACTACAATCGTTCCCGCAAGATCGTATCCCTGTACCTGTGCTACCTCAAGAGCCCCATTGCAGTGTTTTATTCATGAGCGAAACTCATTATAAATGAGCATGACTAAGGTCACCAAGGTTACCCCGGTAAAGGTACAGGTAGTGGTCAGACTATTTGTGTCCGTAAGCCAATGGTGATTGATGCCATGTTTCGTTCTTTGAAATTTAAGATAATAATCAATAAATAAAAATGAAAGATGACTCCCTACCACCCCACTATTGTTGTGGCGAGACAACTGCTTAGTGCTCTTGACCCGAGAGAATATCACCGTCTAAGGTTTAACTGGGACGGCGGTTTAGAAATGCAGATCGTCTAAAACGCTTGCGCGACAACCACGAACTCCCTATGATAATACAAATGTGCACGTATCGCCCGTTTCCGCCAAGCTGCCGCCAAACCTCTCCACCAGTGCGTTAACACCCGTCCTCCGTCGGCTGTAAGAGATATGCCACTGCAGCTGACCCGAAGAGTAAGTTGTACCCGGTCCGGCGGGTTTCTTGGCTCGTAGCTCAAAGTTCTTGAATGAATTGTGTGTTTCATCATGGTCAGCAACCCGCCGGGGCTGCGTTTAGTAGTGAGTAGCTCTGCGGCGGTGCACAAGGGTCGATTTCACAGTTTCGAGTGTGACATTCAGCAGTTCTTCTGGAGATGTTCCACACTGTTATGAGATTCGTGATGGACCATGTCTAAGAGATGAGGTGAAACAGAATGGTTCTCTAGCAGCGGTGTCTGACACGAACCATCAACAGTACATAAAGTAGAGTACGTCTGATGTTGTTCCATTCGATCTTGTAAGAGTCGTAACTTCCAAGCGAGCTTTGTTGGTGCCTATTCATCCCATTGCCTTCAGCTTTCTCCCTTGACCGCTTTGGCTATTAGAGTCTTGCGCAGAGTTCTACCGCGTCACATCAGCCATGGACGCTCACGCCCTAGAGCCTATAGCCATTGTTGGCATGGGATGTCGCTTCCCAGGATCTGCCAACTCGCCTTCCAAACTTTGGGAGCTTCTGAGGTCGCCCCGCGATCTGGCCCAGCGCATTCCAAGGCAGAGATGGAATCTCGACAAATTCTATCACCCGACGGGCAGCCATCACGGCACCACAAACGTAACGGAATCCTACTTCCTGGACGGGCAAGATGATATTCGACATTTCGACACAAAGTTCTTCGGCGTGGGCAccgcagaggcagaggccaTGGACCCCCAGCATCGCATGCTGCTGGAGGTCGTATACGAAGCCATGGAACACGGGGGATTCACGCTCTCCTCGCTCCAAAACTCGGACACGGCCGTCTACGTCGGCATGATGTGCACCGACTACAACATCACGTTGGGGCTGGACTCGACATTTATTCCACAATATACGGCCACCGGCGTCTCGCCAAGCAACGCCTCCAGCCGCATCTCCTACTACTTCAACTGGCATGGCCCATCAATGACAATCGACACGGCGTGTTCATCTAGTCTGGTAAGCAAGCATCTTACTCAAGAACATCATATCCCACATGGGTTTTCTCCCCAGGCGTTCGTTTGTTGACGATACAATTATCTCTAGGTTGCCGTCCACCAAGCAGTAGACCACCTGCGAACAGGCCGCTCCCGTGTGGCAGTGGCGTGCGGCACCAATCTGATGATCAACGTCTCTCCCTACCTGACGGAAAGCAAGCTCAACATGCTCTCTCCCACCGGCCGCTCGCGCATGTgggacgccgacgccgacggctatgcgcgcggcgacggcataGCGACCGTGCTTCTCAAGAGGCTGAGCGACGCCattgccgacggcgacgcgatCGAAGGCATCATCCGGAACACAGGCTTCACGCACGACGGACGAACGCTAGGGATCACCATGCCCAGCGGTCAGGCGCAGGCGGACCTGATCAGGCGGACGTATGCTGAAGTCGGGCTGGAGTTGACGAACAAGGCCAACTGGCCGCAATTCTTCGAGGCGCACGGAACGGGAACCCCCGTCGGCGATCCTCAGGAGGCGTCGGCGCTCGTGTCGGCCTTTTACCCGGATGGCGACAACGCCTATGAGCAAAACGACAGGCTTCTCGTGGGCTCTATCAAGACCCTCGTAGGCCACACAGAGGGCACGGCCGGGCTCGCGGGTCTTTTAAAGGCTTGTCTTGCTCTCAAGCATGCCGAGATCCCACCCAATCTGTTGTTCAATCGGCTATCTCCCGGGGTAGCGCCGTACTACAAGCACTTGTGCATCCCGACGGAGCTgcggccgtggccggcaGTCCCCGGAAACCAACCGAGGAGAGTCAGTGTGAACAGTTTTGGTAAGTGTGATGTACCTTGTTCGCAAGacggacggggggggggggcgtgaCATTTCTTTATCGCACAGCGCGTGAAGAGAGCTAACCGCGCAATTGCGATCTATAGGCTTCGGAGGTACTGATGCCCATGCCATCTTGGAAAGCTACGAGGAGACATCGGCCTCCGGGCAGAGGACAGGGGAGAGCAGCCGTGCTTCAAGAGTAGTGCTGCCTTTTGTGTTTTCCGCTGCTTCCGAAGACGCACTGAGCGGGTTGCTCGTCAAGTACGAGTCCTACCTCGAGGATCACCCAGACGTCAACCTCGACAATTTAGGATACACACTCGGATGCAGACGATCTGCCCTGCCCTACAAGGTGGCGCTGACGGCTTCAACTGCATCCGATCTCGCAGACAAGATTCGTGATGTGGTCTGTAAAGGAAAGGAAGATGAGAACGACGATAGAATGGGATCATGGGGGAGAACATCCGCTGAGCCATCCACATCGTACCTGGGAATCTTCACCGGACAGGGCGCGCAGTGGCCGAGGATGGGGGTTGAGTTGATCGCCGCCTCCCCGGTTGCCTCGTCCGTCCTAGCCGACCTGCAAGCATCCCTCGATACATTGCCCGTCGAGCACGACCGGCCCAGTTGGAAACTCATCGACCAGCTGTCTGCTCCAGAAGACATCTCCCGAGTCGCAGCCGCCGACGTAGCGCAGCCACTATGCACCGCCGTGCAGATCATTCTCGTTCATCTTCTACGGCTGGCTGGCATCCAGTTTGAAGCTGTTGTCGGCCATTCCTCTGGGGAGATTGCTGCCGCATACGCGGCCGGCTTACTCTCCGCCACGGATGCCATCCGCGTCGCCTACTACCGCGGCTTGTGGGTGACGCGCCAACACGGCGGGGGTGAGAAGGGTGCCATGCTGGCCGTGGGAACATCTCACGAGGATGCCGCGGCCCTCTGCGAGTCCGAAGACATGGAAGGGCGCATCaccgtggccgccgtcaacTCCCCCTCCAGCGTGACCTTGTCAGGGGACGAAAGTGCCGTCTTGCAGGCCAAGTCCGTTTTCGAGGAGGAAGGCAAGTTCTGCCGGCTCCTCCGCGTAGACAAGGCGTACCATTCACATCACATGCTTGCCTCTGCGAAGGCGTACGAGGAGTCTCTGATTGCCTGCGGCATCAAGTGTCTCACGCCCGATGAAGATGCGGGTGCCGTTCGGTGGTTCTCGAGCGTCGACAGTGGTATCCTGGTGGCTCCGGACGCCGGTATCAACGCCAAGTATTGGGTTCGCAACATGACGAGCCCAGTCCTGTTTTTGAGTGCTCTCAAGGCAGCGCTCACCTCGCACCCTGGCGTCAACGTTGCCGTCGAAGTCGGGCCACATCCAGCCTTGAAGGGGCCGGCAACGGACATCATTCAGACGGTTGTTGGAAACGGGCAGGCTGCCAACTCTCCTCCATACTTTGGAACCCTTCAACGCGGCGTGAATGACGTCGATGCATTCTCTGAGCTGCTTGGAGGCTTGTGGACACTCCGCGGTCCGGAACCTCTTCGCCTGCAGGCTTATCAGGAGTCCTTTGGTACCGGACGTGCTCGGCTTCTGTCCGACCTGCCGACATACGCGTGGGATCACGACAGGCCACTCTGGTGGGAGGCTCGGTCGACGCGGAACTTTCTCCGACAAGAGGACGTGTTccacgacctcctcggcagcaAAACATCGGACGCCTCTGCCGAGGAGTGGAAATGGGTCAACTGGCTCAAGCCAGACGAGATCCCTTGGCTCTCTGGGCACTCGCTCCAGGGCCAACAGGTGTTCCCGGGAGCGGGTTACCTCGTCATGGCAGTTGAGGCTTGTATGAGGCTGGCTGGCAAACACTCGGTGCGGCTGCTCGAGTTCAACAACGTCGACATCAGAAAGGCCTTGGCTATTCCCAACGCGGGGACGGAGACTGTGGTGGCTCTATCGGGCATTCAATGGGTCATGCACCAGAGCGACAACACCGCCGCAGAGGCCGTCAAAggcaccatcaccgcccGGTTCACCTGCTCATCACCCCCAAGTAAGGAGGCCAACGAACTGCTGCTCAACTGCAGTTGTGAGGTGCTCATCACCCTCGGGCAGCACGACTCGGACATGCTCGCACCTCGGACCACCGCGCCCCTTGCCATGGCTGACGTGGCAGTCGACGACTTCTACGCCGCCATGACGAAGCTAGGCTACTACTACGAGGGGCCTTTCAAGTGCATCACCAGTCTGCAGCGCAAGCTGGACGTCTCGAGCGGCACTGTCCGCCGACCCGTCGTCGAGCCTGATAGCACCGAGACACCGTTGCTCATCCACCCCGGCATGCTAGACAGCGTCCTTCAGGCCCTCTTCGCGGCCTACTCGGCCCCGGGAGACAACCGCCTCTGGTCGATGCACGCGCCCCGCGAGATCAAACGAATTCGCATCAACCCTGGTCTGCTATCGGCGGCCGCACAGCACGGCGCCGTGCACGAAGAGCACCTCTTGGCCTTCGACACGGTCTTGACGGACGCGACGCAACGGAACCGCATGGtgggcgacgtcgacctgTATACGACGGGGTACAGGCAGAAGCTGTTGGAGATCGAGGGACTGGCCTTTGTACCGCTCTCCAAGTTCGCGCCCGTCAACGACCGCCACGTATTCTCTCAGTACGCGTGGGTTGCAGACGCCCCGAGCGGCGAGCGCGCCCTCGCTGAGACGACGGGGTTCGCCGTGGCTCCCGATGGGCTGGCAAAGGCTGAGGCCCTCGAGCGGATATCCTTCTTCTACCTGCGCACCATCCGAGAAACACTGCACGTtgagaaggccaaggacaacCGCGATCCTCCACTCGCGGATCACCGCCTTGCCTTGCTGCGCTGGGCGGATCACGTCCATCAGCTCGTCGAGAGTGGGAATCATCCGTACATCCCGGCACTCTGGCTGAAGGACGACCAGGCGACCATCGACTGCATCAGTGCTCCGATGGCCGACGATGCGGACGTGAAACTTGGCCTCGCAGTCGGCCGGAATCTGCCCGACGTGATCCGCAACGACGAGAATATCTTGGTCCACATGATGGCCGGTGGTCTTCTCGATCGATACTACGAACAGGGTCTCGGGCTCGCGGACCTCAACAAGTGGAGCGCAAACCTCGCACTGCAGGTCTCCCGCCGGCACCCGCAGATGTCGATTGTCGAaatcggcgccggcaccggtgGGACAACCAAGGGCATTGTGTCCGCACTGTCAGAGTCCTTCGCCTCGTACACCTTCACAGACATCTCGCCGagcttcttcgagaaggccCGGGAGGACCTGGCCGCGTGGGGACACCGTCTTGAGTACAAGGCGCTGGACATCAACAACGAGCCGGCCGCGCAGGGCTTCGTCACAAACATGTACGATCTTGCCGTTGCGGGCAACGTCCTGCACGCGACCCCTGATCTGGGCAAGACGCTGCGGAACTGCCGCACCCTGCTGAAGCCCGGCGGGTTCCTCATGGCAGTCGAGTGTGTCGACGACACGGCCATCCGCGCCGGCTTCGTCCAGGGCGGCTTGGAAGGCTGGTGGATCGGTGCCGAGACGGGCCGCCCCTGGGGACCGACCGTCTCGCTCGCCGAGTGGGATACTCTGCTCAAGGCAAGCGGGTTTGCGGGCATCGAGACGGCCACGCCTGTCCTCAATGGCTTATACAACCAGGCCTCTGTTTGGATGGCGAGagccatcgacgacgacttccgcATCCTGCGTGCACCATTGGCGGCAGCAGATTCCAAGCAATACACCATCCCAGACCTGGTCCTTTTGGGCACTCGGGTAGGACGTGATGCGGAGGCGCTGGCGAAGGGCATTCGCAGCATTTTCGCGTCAGCGAGTCGTGACACGGCTGCCGTCGCCAATGTCATGGTGGAGAGGATCCATGAGATCGAgtccctcgacgcccttgcGCCgcatgatgaagatggcagAGAGGGTCTCAAATTGCCGGAACACTGCACAT containing:
- a CDS encoding Putative TauD/TfdA-like domain, taurine dioxygenase TauD-like superfamily yields the protein MTMAPHIQTEQLHPVFGASVSGVDFSKPVSEEVQLEIQKALHQVNKSSSYGVLVFRDTALDDQKHVDFAKMFGAIDKLNIPPGSGIKARFETDELQDQGNLGLDGTVLPDESPKAHFNKVWEPYTQRKSRTLLTFLPTRQGNLLFHVDNSYHPQRVKYSMLRAVDLPPQGTGGNTEFVDVRQAWDDLPEPWKQELQANGYRVRHSMWHSRKLASPDFFARLDATNYPSSLRNLVQKHPDTGRTHLYIASHCFDIEGLSTAESKEKLDFLMNHATKDKYILSLPWLNKGDMMVWDNRCVMHRGQPLSGSHKRDLRRATILDEGPEAYSFDAKTYDYMKFWSAAFHVMQQYDTGVQEAAKKQLGLAGKDVAGLEKAIPTV
- a CDS encoding Putative major facilitator superfamily, MFS transporter superfamily yields the protein MDSLSIQSEPLEHEKNVQHEYLQGRALWAAMGGTCLVVFVHFLDGSILGPAIPNITDEFESLHDIGWYGSAYFITNTVFQPIAGKIFTFLPTKWSLIGFILFFEIGSLLCGIASSSAMLILGRAVAGMGGSGLLIGNQTVIAGLAPLEKRPGLTAVVMSLAAPGMLLGPIVGGIITEYSTWRWIFYMNLPIGAVAILLLVFTGIPEQTAKPDWRIVLRGLHHYFDILGCGLCTAATCLLLLVLNIGGDLLPWNSPILIGMFVFSVILFAFFVYWSVHMGHQALMPPSIAKQRVVWSGAATLMFTIGATTVQSYFLPLYFQSVRGESAMTGALYTIPGLPGQILFSLASGFLIGKIGYYLPWAVAGTAVHTVACGLLSRFSTATPTPYWILSQFLAGCGRGMSLQSPSIATQVALPQDQISIASSIVTFGMYLGSALASTAASVTFDNVLQTEVERRISNAAAADMVLTGGATEFRQVLSGDELTSALDAFAGGLRGVFLLATGLSGVSFLFAWGMRSSNAGTQRTEESSVKETKGVIGANAN
- a CDS encoding Putative Acyl transferase domain superfamily, phosphopantetheine binding ACP domain, thiolase gives rise to the protein MDAHALEPIAIVGMGCRFPGSANSPSKLWELLRSPRDLAQRIPRQRWNLDKFYHPTGSHHGTTNVTESYFLDGQDDIRHFDTKFFGVGTAEAEAMDPQHRMLLEVVYEAMEHGGFTLSSLQNSDTAVYVGMMCTDYNITLGLDSTFIPQYTATGVSPSNASSRISYYFNWHGPSMTIDTACSSSLVAVHQAVDHLRTGRSRVAVACGTNLMINVSPYLTESKLNMLSPTGRSRMWDADADGYARGDGIATVLLKRLSDAIADGDAIEGIIRNTGFTHDGRTLGITMPSGQAQADLIRRTYAEVGLELTNKANWPQFFEAHGTGTPVGDPQEASALVSAFYPDGDNAYEQNDRLLVGSIKTLVGHTEGTAGLAGLLKACLALKHAEIPPNLLFNRLSPGVAPYYKHLCIPTELRPWPAVPGNQPRRVSVNSFGFGGTDAHAILESYEETSASGQRTGESSRASRVVLPFVFSAASEDALSGLLVKYESYLEDHPDVNLDNLGYTLGCRRSALPYKVALTASTASDLADKIRDVVCKGKEDENDDRMGSWGRTSAEPSTSYLGIFTGQGAQWPRMGVELIAASPVASSVLADLQASLDTLPVEHDRPSWKLIDQLSAPEDISRVAAADVAQPLCTAVQIILVHLLRLAGIQFEAVVGHSSGEIAAAYAAGLLSATDAIRVAYYRGLWVTRQHGGGEKGAMLAVGTSHEDAAALCESEDMEGRITVAAVNSPSSVTLSGDESAVLQAKSVFEEEGKFCRLLRVDKAYHSHHMLASAKAYEESLIACGIKCLTPDEDAGAVRWFSSVDSGILVAPDAGINAKYWVRNMTSPVLFLSALKAALTSHPGVNVAVEVGPHPALKGPATDIIQTVVGNGQAANSPPYFGTLQRGVNDVDAFSELLGGLWTLRGPEPLRLQAYQESFGTGRARLLSDLPTYAWDHDRPLWWEARSTRNFLRQEDVFHDLLGSKTSDASAEEWKWVNWLKPDEIPWLSGHSLQGQQVFPGAGYLVMAVEACMRLAGKHSVRLLEFNNVDIRKALAIPNAGTETVVALSGIQWVMHQSDNTAAEAVKGTITARFTCSSPPSKEANELLLNCSCEVLITLGQHDSDMLAPRTTAPLAMADVAVDDFYAAMTKLGYYYEGPFKCITSLQRKLDVSSGTVRRPVVEPDSTETPLLIHPGMLDSVLQALFAAYSAPGDNRLWSMHAPREIKRIRINPGLLSAAAQHGAVHEEHLLAFDTVLTDATQRNRMVGDVDLYTTGYRQKLLEIEGLAFVPLSKFAPVNDRHVFSQYAWVADAPSGERALAETTGFAVAPDGLAKAEALERISFFYLRTIRETLHVEKAKDNRDPPLADHRLALLRWADHVHQLVESGNHPYIPALWLKDDQATIDCISAPMADDADVKLGLAVGRNLPDVIRNDENILVHMMAGGLLDRYYEQGLGLADLNKWSANLALQVSRRHPQMSIVEIGAGTGGTTKGIVSALSESFASYTFTDISPSFFEKAREDLAAWGHRLEYKALDINNEPAAQGFVTNMYDLAVAGNVLHATPDLGKTLRNCRTLLKPGGFLMAVECVDDTAIRAGFVQGGLEGWWIGAETGRPWGPTVSLAEWDTLLKASGFAGIETATPVLNGLYNQASVWMARAIDDDFRILRAPLAAADSKQYTIPDLVLLGTRVGRDAEALAKGIRSIFASASRDTAAVANVMVERIHEIESLDALAPHDEDGREGLKLPEHCTLLSLVELNAPVFEDLTSHRWEALKGALTPCSSILWLTAGARNGIVPFASMMAGVIRTLVNEMGVKTFQMLDVDEASDLPANVVADTVLKLAIQHEWKAKRVQKNMTWTLEPEYAFEDGVLKVLRVVPDPARNDRYNSLHRRVTKSIELPRGGDLSATAPAPLVRASWNEAETCWNLREEAREGIQADLDVFADAGVQAGDLMVMEVDYALLSSVRTHAGWLHLVVGHDAALHGDGTRYVCVAPKHASTVVVPRVCAIPTSGEGIIQPFLSYVAGFLFCHRLFEVIPPRGSVLLHSPDAVFAGIFAKLARERQINVRFTSAEPVKASKQNWICLHPRSPGRVIAAAIPKKLDVFVDMSGYSLVADDDSHVYKLGGGGPEYALSATLRENLPSQTARYDMSLFLAAQAEPVQTFAATATASGCNLEPVARLLRDGNKLATDLLYDIPDGMPLEMVHLNEISTEQARFTRPRDLRIIDWAEHAEPSSPMVDVEVEPIDRRPGLFRRDETYWLVGLAGDMGRSLCDWMVDHGARNIVLSSRNPKLPQDWVEAHGAKNGARVVGVSMDVTSFASTARAKDAILKDLGFPKIAGVANGAMILRDKPMVETDFDTLQQVLRPKVDGTQHLDKLFSEEGDLSWFIVLTSFASIIGNMGQMAYSAANCFQTALVRNRRTRGLPGSAIDINMVVGVGYVERERRTGGLDRHAADRLLNRSQLLPVSEPDLHQMFAEAVVACREGPKVGDSEIVTGLQHLTTEKAADTFWGLSPKFSHWVRDRGASGAQGAGSAHQEARVPLKARLAQAMGLEQALKIVKDAMLAKLRLALSTDKLDPNMPLVDLGVDSLVAVLLRNWSIQETGVDVPVLKTLGGDSTLEIAQFIVENLEINTNEALADPLVSSASDTSFDSDSTPSSTHSLPSELTSVSSNSK